A window of Mesoplasma chauliocola contains these coding sequences:
- the rpsI gene encoding 30S ribosomal protein S9 — MAEKVIYRGTGRRKTSVAQVILTPGKGNITVNGLPALEFFPYPTLVQDLEQPLVATGTEKDFDITVTVKGGGFTGQAGATRLGIARALLAASEDYRKGLRAVGLLTRDARIKERKKYGLRGARRAPQYSKR; from the coding sequence ATGGCAGAAAAAGTTATTTATAGAGGAACTGGAAGAAGAAAAACTTCTGTAGCTCAAGTTATCTTAACTCCTGGAAAAGGTAACATTACTGTTAATGGATTACCAGCATTAGAATTCTTCCCATATCCAACATTAGTTCAAGATTTAGAACAACCATTGGTTGCAACTGGAACAGAAAAAGATTTCGATATCACTGTTACAGTTAAAGGTGGAGGATTCACTGGTCAAGCTGGAGCAACTCGTTTAGGAATTGCTAGAGCATTGTTAGCAGCTAGTGAAGACTACAGAAAAGGGTTAAGAGCTGTTGGGTTATTAACTCGTGATGCACGTATTAAAGAACGTAAAAAATACGGATTACGTGGAGCACGTAGAGCACCTCAATACTCAAAACGTTAA
- the rplM gene encoding 50S ribosomal protein L13, translating to MKQTTLIAAKDIKKNWYIVDAAGQNVGRLSTEVARILRGKHKVDFTPHMNNGDHVIIINAEKVLFTGKKESDKMYYHHSMHPGGLRRRTVAVQRELDATKILERSIRLMLPKNVQGRNQFRALHVFVGENHPYTAQKPEVLTFVKKGDNK from the coding sequence ATGAAACAAACAACATTAATTGCTGCAAAAGATATCAAAAAAAACTGATATATTGTTGATGCAGCAGGACAAAATGTGGGGAGATTATCTACAGAAGTAGCTAGAATCTTAAGAGGAAAACATAAAGTTGACTTCACACCTCACATGAATAATGGTGATCACGTTATCATCATTAACGCTGAAAAAGTATTATTTACTGGTAAAAAAGAATCAGATAAAATGTACTACCACCACTCAATGCACCCAGGTGGACTAAGAAGAAGAACTGTAGCAGTTCAAAGAGAATTAGATGCAACTAAAATTTTAGAAAGATCAATTCGTTTGATGTTACCAAAAAATGTTCAAGGAAGAAATCAATTTAGAGCTTTACACGTATTTGTTGGTGAAAACCACCCTTACACAGCTCAAAAACCAGAAGTTTTAACATTTGTAAAAAAAGGAGATAACAAATAA
- the tsaB gene encoding tRNA (adenosine(37)-N6)-threonylcarbamoyltransferase complex dimerization subunit type 1 TsaB: MKLFIDTTNWQLCLILIDDNNNIVEEFIQKNTKKISDITMTNIVSLLEKHNLKLNQISNFYVTRGPGSYTGVRVGLTIVKTLKTLNNNINVFLIDSLKLQAANKKSISLLDARSNKWFCGVYDKNKIIKEPYLIDENELKDLEKKHSDFHVIKDYENIDFKVNVLKCLEQFEKVKEVNEIIPIYIKNFI, translated from the coding sequence GTGAAACTATTTATTGATACAACCAATTGACAATTATGTTTAATATTAATTGATGATAATAATAATATTGTTGAAGAATTTATTCAAAAGAATACAAAAAAAATTAGTGATATTACAATGACTAATATTGTTAGTCTTTTGGAAAAACATAATTTAAAGCTAAATCAAATTTCTAATTTTTATGTAACTAGGGGACCAGGAAGCTATACAGGTGTTAGAGTAGGTTTGACCATTGTAAAAACACTTAAAACCTTAAATAATAATATAAACGTTTTCTTAATTGATTCACTAAAATTACAAGCAGCTAATAAAAAATCTATAAGTTTATTAGACGCTAGATCAAATAAATGATTTTGTGGTGTTTATGATAAAAATAAAATTATTAAAGAACCGTATTTAATTGATGAAAATGAACTAAAAGATTTAGAAAAAAAACATTCAGATTTTCATGTAATTAAAGATTATGAAAATATTGATTTCAAAGTAAATGTTTTAAAATGTTTAGAACAATTTGAAAAAGTTAAAGAAGTAAACGAAATAATACCAATTTATATAAAAAATTTCATTTAG
- the tsaE gene encoding tRNA (adenosine(37)-N6)-threonylcarbamoyltransferase complex ATPase subunit type 1 TsaE, with the protein MIKTIISKSTQDTTNIAKEIALDTKGEIFILLSGDLGAGKTTFTKALLKELGVTETVSSPTFTILNQYDLKSKIINHMDAYRLDKHSDLEMFLEQFEDSINIIEWWTNLNLDLKTKKIIKIDIKKISEFEREFMIERN; encoded by the coding sequence ATGATTAAAACAATTATTTCAAAGTCAACTCAAGACACAACTAATATAGCAAAAGAAATTGCTCTTGACACAAAGGGAGAAATATTTATATTACTAAGCGGTGATCTAGGAGCTGGAAAAACAACATTTACAAAAGCGTTATTAAAAGAACTTGGAGTAACTGAAACTGTATCATCTCCAACTTTCACAATTTTAAATCAATATGATCTTAAAAGTAAAATAATAAATCACATGGATGCATATCGCTTAGACAAACATAGTGATTTAGAAATGTTTTTAGAACAATTTGAAGATTCAATTAATATTATTGAATGATGAACAAATTTGAATTTAGATTTAAAAACTAAAAAAATAATTAAAATAGATATAAAAAAAATTAGTGAATTTGAAAGAGAATTCATGATAGAAAGAAATTAA
- the mgtA gene encoding magnesium-translocating P-type ATPase, translating into MKKLKKLNNNTKFELINYVDSDNNKLLKQFEINKFGLDDEQVEINREKFAGKELKPARFNVFLVFIKAFFSPFNIILIAIDAFNFYEYATAPDTFSLVAALIVLIMIIASGTMAFVQEVRSHIVIKKMIKESKKTSKVIRNISYNYKALDNANSIRMIKEAEMIENDELVPGDIIYLVNGDIIPADVRILWSNNLYVNQSSLTGESFPVQKKDSNDHEFESHLSYQNIGYMGTEVMSGSGLAIVVATGQKTYFSLIDNKVKEKRKSSSFEKGIKRITLYLIAFMIAVIPIVFLIAGFQQGDWIKGLLFTIAIAVGITPEMLPIIVTSNLTRGYKQIEKEEIIVKNLNAVQNIGAIDILCTDKTGTITSGEISLDKVTGVNGEKSEFLENVLYLNSYFQSGFQNPIDSAVLSSKIKKPDVDSYTKEWEIPFDFERKILSVILTSKKDKEIFTKGAVEEVLKVCNRISINGKIEKLDAKQKKIIIKRTHDLNLEGYRVIGIAHNVLQDENVEEELIFYGFGTFFDKPKKTSKKLIKNLAAKGISTKVLTGDNEVITRAICKNVDFEITKLYSGSEIEAMDERQLFKAVKEANVFVKLSPIHKSTIIAALQEQGHVVGFMGDGINDAPVLRESDVAISFSEASNIAQDAADMILTGESLMAIEKAVVEGRKSLANMLKYIKVTVASNFGNVISVIVALFLTREEPMLALHLLLQNLLYDFVMFALVFDNVDEEYLEKPRPFTTKNIIWFAVINGPISSIFDISTFLVLIFGYKLVPFQGSVPEGSTNAMQFHASWFVVGLMTQTAVMQVYRTEKIPFVQSKCSLSMLIATIVICLFAVLIPFTPANQLVQMSTPPWTFLFVALGFVGLYVVLAQLVKILYIKKFKEWL; encoded by the coding sequence ATGAAAAAACTAAAAAAATTAAATAATAATACAAAATTTGAATTAATCAATTATGTAGACTCTGATAATAATAAGTTATTAAAACAATTTGAAATAAATAAATTTGGATTAGATGATGAGCAAGTAGAAATAAATAGAGAAAAGTTTGCTGGAAAAGAATTAAAACCAGCAAGATTTAATGTTTTTCTTGTATTTATAAAAGCATTTTTTTCACCATTTAACATTATACTAATTGCAATTGATGCATTTAACTTTTATGAATATGCAACTGCTCCAGATACTTTTTCATTAGTAGCAGCTCTTATTGTGCTAATAATGATAATTGCTAGTGGAACAATGGCATTCGTTCAAGAAGTAAGATCTCACATTGTTATTAAAAAAATGATTAAGGAAAGTAAAAAAACTTCAAAGGTAATTAGAAATATTTCATATAATTACAAAGCTTTGGATAATGCTAATTCAATAAGAATGATTAAAGAAGCTGAAATGATTGAAAATGATGAATTAGTTCCCGGAGATATAATATATTTAGTTAATGGAGATATTATCCCAGCTGATGTTAGAATTTTATGATCAAATAATTTATATGTTAATCAATCATCATTAACAGGGGAAAGTTTCCCTGTTCAAAAAAAAGATTCAAATGATCATGAATTTGAATCACATCTAAGTTATCAAAATATTGGATATATGGGAACTGAAGTAATGTCTGGTAGTGGTTTGGCTATTGTTGTAGCTACTGGACAAAAGACTTATTTTTCATTAATTGATAATAAAGTAAAAGAAAAAAGAAAAAGTTCATCTTTTGAAAAAGGAATCAAGAGAATAACATTATATTTAATTGCATTTATGATTGCTGTTATACCTATTGTATTCTTAATTGCTGGATTTCAACAAGGAGATTGAATAAAAGGGTTATTATTTACTATTGCTATTGCAGTAGGGATAACACCTGAAATGTTGCCAATTATTGTTACTTCAAACTTAACAAGAGGTTATAAACAAATTGAAAAAGAAGAAATTATTGTTAAAAATTTAAACGCAGTGCAAAATATTGGAGCTATTGATATTTTATGTACAGATAAAACCGGAACTATTACTAGTGGTGAAATTAGTTTAGATAAAGTAACTGGAGTTAATGGTGAAAAATCTGAGTTTTTAGAAAACGTTTTATATTTAAATAGTTATTTTCAATCTGGATTTCAAAATCCTATTGATAGTGCTGTATTGTCATCAAAAATTAAAAAACCCGACGTTGACAGTTATACTAAAGAATGAGAAATTCCTTTTGATTTTGAAAGAAAAATATTATCCGTTATTTTAACAAGTAAAAAAGATAAAGAAATTTTTACAAAAGGTGCTGTTGAAGAGGTTTTAAAAGTATGTAATAGAATTTCAATTAATGGTAAGATTGAAAAACTAGATGCAAAACAGAAAAAAATCATTATTAAAAGAACACATGATCTAAACTTAGAAGGTTATCGTGTAATTGGAATAGCGCATAATGTTTTACAAGATGAAAATGTTGAAGAAGAACTAATCTTTTATGGATTTGGAACTTTCTTTGATAAACCTAAAAAAACATCTAAAAAATTAATTAAAAATTTAGCTGCAAAGGGTATATCAACAAAGGTTTTAACTGGTGATAATGAAGTTATTACAAGAGCAATTTGTAAAAATGTAGATTTTGAAATAACTAAATTATATTCAGGTAGTGAAATTGAAGCTATGGATGAAAGACAATTATTCAAAGCAGTAAAAGAAGCAAACGTTTTTGTTAAGTTATCTCCAATTCATAAATCAACAATCATTGCTGCTTTACAAGAGCAAGGGCATGTTGTTGGGTTTATGGGTGATGGAATTAATGATGCTCCAGTTCTTAGAGAATCAGATGTAGCTATTTCATTTAGTGAAGCATCAAATATTGCTCAAGATGCAGCAGATATGATTTTAACTGGAGAATCTTTAATGGCTATTGAAAAAGCTGTTGTTGAAGGACGTAAAAGCTTAGCTAATATGCTTAAATATATTAAAGTTACGGTTGCTTCAAATTTTGGTAATGTTATATCAGTTATTGTTGCATTGTTCTTAACAAGAGAAGAACCAATGTTAGCATTACACTTATTATTACAAAACTTATTATATGACTTTGTAATGTTTGCTCTAGTATTTGATAATGTTGATGAAGAGTACTTAGAAAAACCAAGGCCTTTTACAACAAAAAATATAATTTGATTTGCTGTAATTAATGGGCCTATAAGTTCTATATTTGATATTTCTACTTTCTTAGTATTAATATTTGGATATAAGCTTGTTCCATTCCAAGGAAGCGTCCCAGAAGGAAGCACAAACGCAATGCAATTCCATGCATCATGATTTGTTGTTGGCTTGATGACTCAAACTGCTGTTATGCAAGTTTATAGAACAGAAAAAATACCATTTGTTCAATCAAAATGTTCATTATCAATGTTAATTGCAACTATTGTAATTTGTTTATTTGCTGTATTAATACCATTTACACCAGCAAATCAACTAGTTCAAATGTCAACACCACCATGAACATTCTTATTTGTAGCACTAGGATTCGTAGGACTTTACGTAGTTCTGGCTCAATTAGTTAAAATACTATATATTAAAAAATTTAAAGAATGACTTTAA
- the gpmI gene encoding 2,3-bisphosphoglycerate-independent phosphoglycerate mutase — protein sequence MNVKKPVILAILDGWGIEEASAGNAVTNADQKFVKEMMETYPWVKAHASGEWVGLPEGQMGNSEVGHIHLGAGRINMESLAKLNHEVKIDGFSTNEVLVDTFKYVQANNSTLHLMGLFSDGGVHSHMNHMISMYKAAVKFGLTNIKFDLVTDGRDTAPKVAEQYINQLLQVIKENNNIGEIASISGRYYAMDRDKRFERSAEAYKTMTERKVDQPKFTDPIEYVKQAYAAGLDDEMIVPAYNASVVDSELKANDAMIFTNFRPDRAIQMASIMTNKTYAAWNDEAFQGIEFIGDKIRFVSTMKYADSVTSPFVAYPPTPLTNTLGEYISSLGLKQLRIAETEKIAHVTFFFDGGNDYFKNGLAKQEEITLPHASIDLISSPKVATYDLKPEMSAVEITDKLLEEIKKDEFDLIVLNFANCDMVGHTGNNEATVKAVKVLDEQLKRIHDEFVLKHNGVMVITADHGNAEIMIDENGGPNKKHTTSLVPIIVTDKDIQLSEFEPAIAKVAPTILDIMGLEIPKEMTQSSMIIKK from the coding sequence ATGAACGTTAAAAAACCTGTTATCTTAGCCATTTTAGATGGTTGAGGAATTGAAGAAGCTAGTGCAGGAAATGCTGTTACTAATGCTGATCAAAAATTTGTTAAGGAAATGATGGAAACTTATCCTTGAGTTAAAGCGCATGCTTCAGGAGAATGAGTTGGATTACCTGAAGGACAAATGGGTAACTCAGAAGTAGGCCATATTCACTTAGGCGCTGGAAGAATTAATATGGAATCTTTAGCTAAATTAAATCATGAAGTTAAAATTGATGGTTTTTCAACTAATGAAGTATTAGTTGACACATTTAAATATGTTCAAGCAAATAATAGTACTTTACATTTAATGGGTTTATTTTCAGATGGTGGAGTTCACTCACATATGAATCATATGATTTCAATGTATAAAGCAGCTGTTAAATTTGGATTAACAAACATTAAATTTGATTTAGTTACTGATGGTAGAGATACAGCACCAAAAGTTGCAGAACAATATATTAATCAATTATTACAAGTTATTAAAGAAAACAACAATATTGGTGAAATTGCTTCAATTAGTGGAAGATACTATGCAATGGACCGTGACAAAAGATTTGAAAGAAGTGCTGAAGCTTACAAAACAATGACTGAAAGAAAAGTTGATCAACCTAAATTTACTGATCCAATTGAATATGTTAAACAAGCATATGCAGCTGGTTTAGATGATGAAATGATTGTTCCTGCTTATAATGCAAGCGTTGTTGATTCAGAATTAAAAGCAAATGACGCAATGATCTTTACAAATTTCCGTCCTGACCGTGCTATTCAAATGGCATCAATTATGACAAATAAAACTTATGCAGCATGAAATGATGAAGCATTTCAAGGAATTGAATTTATTGGAGATAAAATTAGATTTGTTTCAACAATGAAATATGCAGATAGTGTAACTTCACCTTTTGTTGCATATCCACCAACTCCTTTAACAAATACATTAGGAGAATATATTTCAAGTTTAGGTTTAAAACAATTAAGAATTGCTGAAACTGAAAAAATTGCTCATGTTACATTCTTTTTTGATGGAGGAAATGATTACTTTAAAAATGGTCTAGCTAAGCAAGAAGAAATCACTTTACCTCATGCAAGCATTGATTTAATTTCTTCACCAAAAGTTGCAACTTATGATTTAAAACCAGAAATGTCTGCTGTTGAAATCACTGATAAATTATTAGAAGAAATTAAAAAAGACGAGTTTGACTTAATTGTTTTAAACTTTGCTAACTGTGATATGGTTGGACATACTGGTAATAATGAAGCAACTGTGAAAGCTGTTAAAGTATTAGATGAACAATTAAAACGTATTCATGACGAATTTGTTTTAAAACACAATGGTGTAATGGTTATTACTGCTGATCATGGTAACGCTGAAATTATGATTGATGAAAACGGGGGACCAAATAAAAAGCATACAACAAGTTTAGTACCAATTATTGTAACTGACAAGGATATTCAATTAAGTGAGTTTGAACCTGCAATTGCAAAAGTTGCGCCGACAATTTTAGATATTATGGGATTGGAAATTCCAAAGGAAATGACTCAATCTTCAATGATTATTAAAAAATAG
- a CDS encoding Cof-type HAD-IIB family hydrolase, which yields MNDIKLLVLDMDGTSYHKMGNIVESNIKPLQDAIKTGTKVAFVTGRPVLAKPNNLKAHNLAEENAILIGCNSGCIYDLNTQTVIKSNPIKSDQAKQLFEEVKNTETILWGYVDDLNTVVLSRKIKDVNNEECHWEGRFFDGEYLIYEDVKEKFDFNFFKILGFNGNYNLYNKFENEFKLNIATNDGKIAEINANGINKKFAIDWLSEYFKIPLDNIAAMGDGMNDLPMIEHAGIGVALKNSEPKIKEAAQIYIDKDNTEGAVAEFVNKYILNKAEEN from the coding sequence ATGAATGATATCAAGCTTTTAGTCTTAGACATGGATGGTACTTCTTATCACAAGATGGGGAATATTGTTGAGTCTAACATTAAACCATTACAAGATGCAATTAAAACTGGTACTAAAGTAGCTTTTGTTACTGGAAGACCAGTTTTAGCAAAACCAAATAATTTAAAGGCACATAATTTGGCCGAAGAGAATGCAATTTTAATTGGATGTAATTCAGGATGTATTTATGATTTAAATACTCAAACTGTTATAAAAAGTAATCCAATTAAATCTGACCAAGCTAAACAATTATTTGAAGAAGTTAAAAATACTGAAACAATTCTTTGAGGTTATGTTGATGATCTTAATACTGTTGTTCTATCAAGAAAAATTAAAGATGTAAATAATGAAGAATGTCACTGAGAAGGTAGATTTTTTGATGGCGAATATTTAATTTATGAAGATGTTAAGGAAAAATTTGATTTTAACTTTTTTAAAATTTTAGGTTTTAATGGAAACTATAATCTTTATAATAAATTTGAAAATGAATTTAAATTAAATATTGCAACAAATGATGGAAAAATAGCAGAAATTAATGCAAATGGAATTAATAAAAAATTTGCAATAGATTGATTATCTGAATATTTTAAAATTCCTTTAGATAACATTGCTGCAATGGGAGATGGAATGAATGATTTACCTATGATTGAGCATGCAGGTATTGGAGTAGCATTAAAAAACTCAGAACCAAAAATAAAAGAAGCAGCTCAAATCTATATAGACAAAGATAATACTGAAGGTGCTGTTGCAGAATTTGTTAACAAGTACATTCTAAATAAAGCGGAGGAAAATTAA
- the tpiA gene encoding triose-phosphate isomerase, whose product MRQKVIFGNWKMNGTNAELVTFLKKVDKAAKKTDVVAGLGLPFTLLETGIAKAKNVKVAAQNVHFAEKGAFTGEVSISMLKEVGVQYVIIGHSERREMFAETDETVNKKATALIAAGITPIICCGETLETKEAKKTVTFVNAQIKKAYKGISAEDALKTIIAYEPIWAIGTGKTATSEDAEKVCEAIRKNLTKIYDEKTAQQITIQYGGSVNPSNIAELMSQPNIDGALVGGASLKADDFIALIKYKK is encoded by the coding sequence ATGAGACAAAAAGTAATTTTCGGAAATTGAAAAATGAACGGAACAAATGCTGAACTTGTTACTTTCTTAAAAAAAGTTGATAAAGCTGCTAAGAAAACTGACGTAGTTGCAGGATTAGGGTTACCATTTACATTATTAGAAACAGGAATTGCAAAAGCAAAAAATGTTAAAGTTGCTGCACAAAATGTTCACTTTGCTGAAAAAGGTGCATTTACTGGAGAAGTTTCAATTTCAATGTTAAAAGAAGTTGGAGTTCAATATGTAATTATTGGTCACTCAGAGAGAAGAGAAATGTTTGCTGAAACTGATGAAACAGTTAACAAAAAAGCAACAGCATTAATTGCTGCTGGAATTACCCCAATTATTTGTTGTGGTGAAACTTTAGAAACAAAGGAAGCTAAAAAAACTGTAACATTTGTAAATGCACAAATTAAAAAGGCTTATAAAGGAATTAGTGCAGAAGATGCATTAAAAACAATTATTGCTTATGAACCAATTTGAGCAATTGGAACAGGTAAAACTGCAACAAGTGAAGATGCTGAAAAAGTTTGTGAAGCCATTCGTAAAAATTTAACAAAAATTTATGATGAAAAAACTGCACAACAAATTACTATTCAATATGGTGGAAGTGTTAACCCATCAAACATTGCTGAATTAATGTCACAACCAAACATTGATGGAGCACTTGTTGGAGGAGCTTCATTAAAAGCTGATGATTTTATTGCATTAATCAAATATAAAAAATAA